Proteins encoded by one window of Actinomycetota bacterium:
- a CDS encoding DUF4870 domain-containing protein: MSEQVPPPPPPIPPAGPPGGGPPAGGPPPGGPPGQGPLPADQERLWAMLSHLLSFVAAYLFLGFVAPLIILLVFGQRSAFVRANAVESLNFNLSWLLYAIISVVLFVVGIGIFLLLGLGIAYVILIVIASIRANNGELYRYPLTIRLVR; the protein is encoded by the coding sequence ATGTCGGAGCAGGTGCCCCCGCCCCCACCCCCCATCCCACCGGCCGGCCCTCCCGGCGGCGGCCCACCGGCCGGCGGCCCTCCTCCAGGCGGTCCGCCGGGGCAAGGGCCGCTCCCCGCCGACCAGGAGCGGCTGTGGGCGATGCTGTCCCATCTGCTGTCGTTCGTGGCCGCCTACCTGTTCCTCGGGTTCGTGGCCCCGCTGATCATCCTGCTGGTGTTCGGCCAGCGCTCGGCCTTCGTGCGCGCCAACGCCGTCGAGTCGCTCAACTTCAACCTGAGCTGGCTCCTCTACGCGATCATCTCGGTGGTCCTGTTCGTCGTCGGGATCGGCATCTTCCTCCTGCTCGGCCTCGGCATCGCCTACGTGATCCTGATCGTGATCGCGTCGATCCGGGCCAACAACGGCGAGCTCTACCGCTACCCGCTGACCATCCGGCTCGTCCGCTAG
- a CDS encoding MazG nucleotide pyrophosphohydrolase domain-containing protein produces MELAELQHRIEALYGDRDRARGVDGTFRWWVEEVGEVAKALRGGDPAALEHELGDALAWLASVANLVGVDLAKAVGRYAGDCPRCGATPCACPLA; encoded by the coding sequence GTGGAGCTCGCCGAGCTGCAGCACCGGATCGAGGCGCTGTACGGGGACCGGGACCGGGCCCGTGGGGTCGACGGGACCTTCCGCTGGTGGGTCGAGGAGGTCGGCGAGGTGGCCAAGGCGCTCCGGGGCGGCGACCCGGCCGCCCTGGAGCACGAGCTCGGGGACGCCCTGGCCTGGCTGGCCAGCGTGGCCAACCTGGTCGGGGTCGACCTGGCCAAGGCGGTCGGCCGCTACGCCGGCGACTGCCCCCGCTGCGGCGCCACCCCCTGCGCCTGCCCGTTGGCCTAG